A window of Miscanthus floridulus cultivar M001 chromosome 12, ASM1932011v1, whole genome shotgun sequence genomic DNA:
catgtgattagtccacaagtatatatgtgtgagaaacatatgccatgaaggtaaaaatgactcggagatgttgcaaagctcacacatgtgatgatgaaggagctcattgcaaatgagacatgacattgagtcatgtgatcaaggtggagaagatcaagacatgacttggcttgatggactggttgcaagcgtgaagggcaagttggaggctttggagcgatggaccgtgtggtggtgaagcttaagcaagacttgacatcgatggacgaaggcaacggtgaaaagcaagtgaagtcaagatcgatgaaccaatatgatcacatgatgctatgaagtggatcatatcattgttgatcgtgttggtgcatgtgttgcatcaacattggaggagatggattggaatgcgtaaggcaaaggtataacctagggcatttaatttcaccggtcataggtatgtagagaagtttatgattggatttaggatagatggccgtactatcaagaggggcaaacttgtttgcatatcggtcatctagtgccactcgagtgatctaactttacatcgtctctaggattgagtggcgtggcaagttgagtggctaatcctttgaaaaatgattgtgaaaatgctaacacacatacacatggtggtgtacacttggtggtattggcacatttacaaagtagatgaagttggagttgatgtggatcaactcggcgatggaatggaggcgagaaaggttcgaagctccaccggcggagtgcgaACAGTCTAACGGTGTCATCGGcgtcctatatagaaaagatagggtctcacagagtggactagacgctggtcacgtggtgaccggatgttggggtcctacgtccggtcagtggcagtagagagcgcgtaggcatcggtcttcgaccgaacgttggcgctgaaagtgaccggatgctggcagggtgcgtctggtcaggctgacgtacggtgatgtagacgacgcagagaagttggagaaggatcggacgctggtgctgcgtccgatcataactgaccagatgtgtccggtcatgactagatgcttactagaaacgaccgaacgctggtgttggtgcgtccggtcactttgagcagctacgtccggtcatcacttgaccgttgagatcaagcgactgaggttgaatggaggcgacacgtggcgagcatccattGACAGGATGCTGACATCCTGtgtccgatcgatctgaccggcgcgtctggtcaaccTAAAAaacgtccagtgaaggggtaacggctagtttagcccatggggctataaatagaaggtggtctcggctaTGGCTTGagttgagcacctcgggggattttgtgttcatgcttgggatccctccatctcacatatgcttgatagtgatcatccgattgtgtgagagagcgattatagtgtgattgcatcgtgaggttgcatcgagtggcactaggtgatcgagttgcaagctggtggtgcttgttgctcttggaggCTGCCACCTCCtaaacggcttggtggtggtctccgtcgaagcccacaagaagcttgtacggtgctctgaagaagagctttgtgaagggcattgtgctcgccccgtgggagctgcgaagagcaactctagttgagcgtgtcgttgagctaccctcactttcggggtaggttcttgtggtgcccgacgtgcgggcttggcaggtgatactaattagccaccgaaccacctaGTGAttagtcgacacaacagggacgtagcgtattggcaagcacgtggacctcgagagaaaatcatcgtgtcaaccttgttcttcccgttggtttataatccctttacacaaacttgtgattacttttatataaattgtgcttgtgtagttgctcttgtaattagttaactTGTGTAGCTCTCTAGTTACTTTCTTGCTTGTGGAGCATAAAAgcagctcccttacgtggctaatttggtttgtgtaatcttgttagtcacattgcttagtttgtggagctaagtatttgcgctatctaatttggcattggttgctttgttattgagcattgctagtgagcttagttggctttgtgcttttgcttactagcatgtgtaggagctccctcattgtttgaagtactagtggtataggtttgtgtgaccttgctcctagaattagttaggtgagctctagctagcctggcacctttgttgcttaattaggatcttagcgaggtgctagagaacatagatagaggggtgtagtcttggctataccgatagttttaattctgcatttgtctcgattagccggcgcgattaagttttagaaatgactattcacccccctctagtcgccatctcgaccctacaccagaGCACACGACGAAGcctaaaaaacactcgacaaagactttaccgagtgttacactcggcaaacggcaCTTGGCGAACAAAAACTCGGTAaagctgtctttgccgagtgttttttgtcgaacACTCAGCAAACACTTCGCCGAGTGCTAAaccgacactcggtaaagaatttttgaaaaatattaaaaaaaatcgtAGGGGTGGGGGAGCTCACCGTAGGAGCCCGCGCATTGCCGCCCTCGATGCGGAAGCTCCTCGCGGCCCCTCCCCGCCAACGACGACGCCGAGGATGGGACCCGCCACCGTAGCCACCACCAGCGCCATAGCCTCCCCCGCGAGATCCGGCACTGATGCACCTCCGAGGAGCTCCCCATCCCCGCCTCTGGCGACACCGGGCCCCAACGCCGCGGCCTCCTTCTCTAGCAGCGGCGACATCGAGCCCGCCCCTCCCCACCAACGACGACGCCGAGGACGGGACCCACCACCGCGGCTACCACCGGCGCCATGGCCTCCCCCGCGAGATCCGGCACTGATGCGCCTCCGGGGAGCTCCCCATCCCCGCCTCTGGCGACGCAGGGCCCAACGTCGCGGCCTCCTTCTCCAGCAACGGCGGCATCGAGCCCGCCCCTGGATCCGGCGAGGAGAACTCCCCGAAGCTGTCGCCCCTGGCTCGTCTCTCTCCCCCTTCGCTGCTCCATGGGCACCGGCCTCTCCCGCAGCAGTGACCTGTCCACCTTCGTGGAGGACAAGGGGAAGGTGGTCATCGTCCTAGGCTGCGCcaggcgtcgtcgtcgtccgcggCGTGATGAGGGGAGATTCATGGTGGATGCCCGCCGCCAGCCACCACCGCGTGCCAGTCGCGTCCACTCCCCGCAGAGGACCACGGTGCAGGCGCCTCGCACCCGGCAAGGCGCGCCCAGATCCTCCACGCACTGACTGGGAGGGAGgggccgggagagggagggaggggaggggcgacaGCGAGGTGCGTTTGTGCGTGGGGTAGCGGCGGGGTGCGTGAGTTATATAGTataggagctttgccgagtgtcctagatctgacactcggcaaacttatttctttgtcgagtgttttttttagcaCTTGACAAAGAGTTTGTTTACCGAGTATAATTATTTTACTGAATATTTTTTCGCAGCACTCGTCAAAAAAActcatttgccgagtgtaaaaaaaaaaaaacactccacAGACATACGAACACTCGCCAAACAGCCGGTTTCCGGTAGCGAGGAGGCATCACGAGGACACGATCACACGAGGGGCCGGGTGCGCGCGGTGTCCACGTGGCGTCCCCCGGCACGGCAGAATCCGATGGCGCGCGCTCGCCATTGGCCAGCGCGCTATCCATCCTACCGCCACCGAGATTTCCCGCGGGCGGATCTTGTGGCTGCCCCGCGCCGCGGCGCCGCTATTAATTAATATCTGACGTCCTGTTGCTGCTCCCTCCAACGGACTGATCAGTGACCACTAAAGCTAACCACACCAAACCCCGGCCATGGCGCTCGCGTCCACCTCCGCCACCGCGCCCGCTGCCGTGCTCAAGACCCCGTCGTTCCTCGGGGCCAGGCGCGCGCTcgccaatgccgccgccgccaagcccgcgccgcgccgcgcgctcgTTGTCGTCGCCGCGGTCGCCCCCAAGAAGTCGTGGATCCCCGCCTTCAAGAGCGACGCCGAGTTCATCAACCCGCCCTGGCTCGACGGCTCGTAAGTCATTTCGCTGTCTTTTCTTATATGCTAACTAAACTGAGATGAGGAGATGGGGAGCTCGGACAGTCGAACTGACAATGACGCCGCCGCGCCGCGACTTTGCAGGCTCCCCGGCGACTTCGGGTTCGACCCGCTGGGTCTGGGCAAGGACCCGGCGTTCCTCAAGTGGTACCGGGAGGCGGAGCTGATCCACGGGCGGTGGGCGATGGCGGCCGTGCTGGGCATCTTCGTGGGGCAGGCGTGGAGCGGCATCCCGTGGTTCGAGGCCGGCGCCGACCCGGGCGCCATCGCGCCCTTCTCCTTCGGCTCGCTGCTGGGCACGCAGCTGCTGCTCATGGGGTGGGTGGAGTCCAAGCGGTGGGTGGACTTCTTCAACCCGGACTCGCAGTCCGTCGAGTGGGCCACGCCCTGGTCCCGCACCGCCGAGAACTTCGCCAACTTCACCGGCGAGCAAGGGTACCCCGGCGGCAAGTTCTTCGACCCTCTCGGCCTCGCCGGCATCGTCAAGGACGGCGTCTACATCCCCGACGTGGACAAGCTCGAGCGGCTCAAGCTCGCCGAGATCAAGCACGCCCGCCTCGCCATGCTCGCCATGCTCATCTTCTACTTTGAGGCCGGACAGGGCAAGACGCCGCTCGGCGCGCTCGGCCTATGATTTGCTTGCTGCCGGCGACGACCGTGTCGTGTCATCGTGTGTACTTGTACTCATCGATCGATCGAATCGACCGAGATAGTTCTCGATTGCGAGCGTGGCGTGGGTGAGGGAGGTACGGCTGCATCGGATCAGACGCATGCAACAACAATGGTCAATGGATCAAGCTTGCCTTGCTTGCTTGCATGGGATTGATTGAATATTTGGATTGGAGGTTCAAAGAAGAGCGTAGCAGCAATGTACTGTCTGTGTTCGTGACTTCTTTTGGGTAGCGTGCGTGAACAAAATGAGGAGTTCTCTGTTTTTTCCCCTCTTCCGTGTATGTACCATGTAATGTATAGTTTGTGAATGCTAGTCTTGGCTTATGCTCCTAGGATTTATCGTTGACTTTTGGGAGGATAAATCTATCTTCAACACTATGCCTCGGCAGAGTTATCTCTTGGGGAGATGATCCAACTCATTTGTCTAGGTTAATTGTTATAGCGTGCGTTATTGATTTGGAGTATGTCCCTTATTTCTTAGTCCTCGCTGAGGATGAAGACTTATGAATCCAGGGCCAATCCTAGACTATTTTGTGTGAGATATTGCATAGTGCTCTCCTAGGTGCGCCTGCCGGCAGATGAAGACCTTGTCCTTGGATCTTCACCGTGAAGTCCACATGATTTCTTCGGCTTTGGCCAGCCGGGGCATGAGCCTTTTGGTCAACAGCAATTTCTCATCCTAATGGCATGGGAAAAAAAAATCCTCAATTATCACCGTCGTTTAAATTTGCTCCTGATCTACAAAACCATTTTTAACTCATCTTTACATTTAAAACCTTTTGTTTTTGCATCTTGGGTGTTTTTTATAGTGCCTTTTACTGATGTGGTGCCACGATAGAAGTTGGTAAGTCAGGCTAAGTTGAAAGTTGAAAGACCATGAAAGTAAATCagaataaaaatatttttttataaaaaatcatagaaatcataaaataaaattttaaaaaatatctAAATATTTTTACATGAAAAAATAATGCAACTAAAAATCCTAAAACTTGGTTTAATAGTAAATTTATTTTATCTCAAAAAATTAGgaaactagttttagttttttaaAATCATCCTCTATCTTATGGTGCCTAGCCTGGAAATCCTAGGTATGTAGGTGGGTAGAAGAATTGTTGGTAAAAAAACGCCTGGCATGTGTTGTCCGTTCCTTTAGATTCAATGGGTGACCATAAGGGCATAAGTGGCCCATCCTTAGATTGACATGCACCGTTAGTTTTAAAGAAAAAAACTATCCAAAGGCCCTAATATGATATGAGTAAAAAAATTTAGGTGACCATTATTTTTAATTCTTTAGCTCTATATACTATAGATAGATAAAATCTCTAGAGGACAACTTCCTCTCCTTATATGACATGACATGAAAGTGCTCTTctaattttccaaaaaaaaaggaAGTGTGAACAAATGATAATCCTATTGCTGAGGTCAGGGGCGGGCACAGGCCTAGGGACACTAGGGCATGGCCCTGTCGTGGCCCAAGTAGAGCCCAGGAATAAACTCCAAGTAATTCTTGGCCCAAGAGCCCAGCAAGGCAGCAACGGCAACAAAGGCATTTTGCATCGACGGAAACGGAACGCGTCCCGTCGGGTCGGGCCAGCGAAGACCAGTAGGCCGCGTTATGCAGTCTTTTGACCTGATCGACCCATCGCCGCCGACGAATCTCTCGCCCGCACGGCCCGTTTGTGCTCTCACAGAAGAAAAACGTCATTGCTCCTCTCTCGGTCTCGGCTCTCCCAGTTCCCCACCCTGGTTTCCTTTCCTGGTGAAGCTTCGAGAGGGTAGGGAGGCAAACCAAAttcgcttcttcttctcatctcaGGTAGCAGTCGCGCGATGAATCCTGGGGCGTCCAGATAAAACCCCCCTGGATTAACCCTAATTCCTCGATCGGTTTCTCTGCGGGGATACGCTTTTCACCGAGTCCTTCTGGTGCTGGGCGTGCTCGTGTGCAGGTTGAAAGGTTGGACTCCATGGCGGCGGCGCTCGCGGTGACGGACGAGGTGGCGCTGCCGATCCGGGCGGTGGGGGATCTGGCGGCCGCCGCTGAGGTCTCGCGGGAGGAGGTCGCCGTCATCACCCAGTGCGCGGCGCTCGGTGAGCTAGCTAGCTTCGCCCCCGTCTTGCCCTCTCTTCATTTTGTTCCTCATCCTATGCTCGATCGTCGGCGATGAAGGGCGAGTTCGTGCGTGCGTGTGTGGATGCAAGAACCCGTCAATTcgtgttgttttttttttgcttcttgcATGCATGCTTCAATTAGCGAGCCTTCTGGTGTGGTTTCGTCGAATGGGCTCCTGTCTTTTTACAATCAAATTTGGAGTAGACATTTGGTTCTTAGGGTTTCGTTCTTTAATTCGGGAATtagttcatcaaaccattctccTGGGATCGGTAGTAGCCCATGGAGTAGTTCCAGGTATCTTTCCCCCTTGATTTTTGTATGCCCAAAAAATGATAGAAGACGATAGGAACTGCACAAACACTGCTCCCTGTTTGTGATCCAGTGCAAGCAATGTATACTTGCTCGAATTTTATTGACATGGTACGCTTGAGCTAACCTTGCTGTAGTTTCCTTTCAGCTCTCGGGACCAAACCTTATGTTCCTGGGACTTCCTAAACACCTGCTATTGGATAAAAGAAAACAATGTGTTGCTGTGTTATGTTTTTTTTAACTTCCGATGCCTGTGCCTCAAACTGTATAGATTAGCAGGGTGCCTATCATGGGCTAAACCTTATGCTTTAGTGAATCGTTGTTGTTGTAGTAGTTTTAGTTCACGATTAcagaatttttttattattacttGAGCTGCACATgctgaaggaagaagaagaataactGAGTACCTGGTTGAACTGAATTGACCTATGGTAACTGGCACCTGAGTCGAGACTAGAGTTCAGAAACAAGTGCTTTCTAGAATGGACCTTATCCTTCATATCTTTAAACTCTTAATCTTTAGACTTCAGTGATGCTTCTTTCTCAAGAAGCAGCTTCATAAGGTCCACCTTTGATAGGTCTAGGTCTTGTGAATCTGAATCAGAAAATGCACCTTTGATAGGTCTAGGTCTTGTGAATCTGAATCAGAAAATGCAGCTCGTTTAGTAGTTCTCCTCTTCCTGTTAGACTTGGATACAGAATCATGTGAACCTGCTTCCTGTTCCTTCTCGGTTCTTGGCATATTATTGGCTTCGCTTGAAGCTTCAGTACTCGCTCCAACTCTTTTATTAACCCCATCATCTGTGTGTTTGTTTGTCTCCTTATCATCTTGTTGGGGGGACTAAAGTTGAAAACCTAAACCTCTGAAATGCAGATGTCGAGTATGGAGCCACCTGATTCAACAAAGGAATGACCTGCTTGTAAAACAACTATGTGATAAGGTTATTATaacaataaataaaaaaacagaaaaatTAAACGGGCAAACGAAACTAGGTATTCATCAGACACTGAAAACACAAACCCACGCAGGTGCTATCCATGTCTACCTATATGATATGTAAAGTGTGAACGGAGAACCCGAGAATGCTTCCCCAATTTATTCAAATGATATCTAAAACCCACATCAAAATTTCATGATCAAAGTGAATTGCTCTACACACTAATCTTCCTATCGCTATTTCACACGCAATGGAAAAAATATGAGGTAAAAGAAGAGGAAGATATTTTCCAGACCAGCCAGAGATGAAAGTTAGGATTATACTTTGGAAAAGGAACACAAAAATTTAGCATTTTAGCCATGGGTTCACCGTCTGAATTTAAATTTAGTGGATCAGTAATATATGCTTCCTGACTATATAGCTCGTGTGTGTTTTTATGGATAAGCCGAGTGCTAGTATTTCTGATTTTGGGAGCCTATATTAGACACTTAATAATGTTTGATTTTGATTTGTGTTTGCCTTTGCTATGCCATGTCCTCCTTGTGTCCACTTCGGTGTATTATCACAAAACTGTAACCAAACTATTGTTCTGGCATGCAACAGGTGGAAAGTTGCCTTTTGAGGATGCATCAGTTGGTGCGGTTCTTGCAGTCATTAAAAACGTGGAAAGCTTGAGGGAGCAATTGGTTTCTGAAATCAGTCGGGTGCTGAAAGCTGGTGGAAGAGTATTGGTGCAGGGCCCTGCACCCTCATCCAGTCAGAAGGTAACTTATCAGAATTTGTCTTCCTTACCTCGTTTCT
This region includes:
- the LOC136497963 gene encoding chlorophyll a-b binding protein CP24 10B, chloroplastic-like — its product is MALASTSATAPAAVLKTPSFLGARRALANAAAAKPAPRRALVVVAAVAPKKSWIPAFKSDAEFINPPWLDGSLPGDFGFDPLGLGKDPAFLKWYREAELIHGRWAMAAVLGIFVGQAWSGIPWFEAGADPGAIAPFSFGSLLGTQLLLMGWVESKRWVDFFNPDSQSVEWATPWSRTAENFANFTGEQGYPGGKFFDPLGLAGIVKDGVYIPDVDKLERLKLAEIKHARLAMLAMLIFYFEAGQGKTPLGALGL